A single Euwallacea similis isolate ESF13 chromosome 1, ESF131.1, whole genome shotgun sequence DNA region contains:
- the LOC136413820 gene encoding testis-expressed protein 2 isoform X4 — MSLRKDSKITLGMLKGKPVTTSVPSISIKFHANVEEIEEVRFSDEETPISEEKNQFGVLQSVSSSSDQDSRALKLFPKLVKRSTSVDVSTNQSLSSSPPNDPWRFFSDIKGKITKSVEEKITEIKARHEEGSPLHKAKTDSKQIKEGNKDSSSFSDSEDQSESSISKTCGFASTTEGVEMSSDDETSSIDKDKKMHSPSIRQKFRFLKHHSHKTSSKEGTINVSHLSKLYNINTEKVEQALPEHTEDIESAVDALEETDFRKDSSDKTENREMMKEEIVKKVVQKIDNINLDSEKIVNVEQVSGEEIRKSFLKGDSKMFTVFAPTGFVDLRFAPRTSPNDTNVLPYILLSIYIVVYAIFHSYLPYLAGALLGASLVLILGFIYVKLYTIPVSVPDNIAGITSKIMEIPAVKEYQPVTKFEGWVNEFPEAYDPVVYHISRTQSVFLRLQGNLLRISHSKGKVPKRAMWNEHDIRATFSHHRIYNLLGAKIGLLPEGLAKIRLWSKKYPICITLNKDQLNFDPTNIKMEGLEEEVLEEKPNEKSKSPKAKKKFTFRKKDYSYMAQRFSKLAEDQDIDLDSDSRASTPSPEGPEVTALNKENLPSADSGMVKDQEEEDEMHSLPDDSSEGSQNEGSTEVKIYIFGRTDREKEDWFRRLAAATHHAGDPASDEEKDVDRVKLQLEYTKYMMLFNKQVLKAEKTEKDTDTREKFEDQEMCPKPELQLWFNSLIGRVLFDCIGDPGFMKKVQNRIQKKLQTIKLPYFIEEILITELSLGKTPPFLLNSNKPQMDDRGLWVDLDVSYEGSVVLTLQTKLNLMRLKNPQSNSANSTTEVKSAIYHSDVDDTAESSSDEDGPQEITPIKDGTSPADRLSAHGSKKFIKMVDRLTESKLFQAATDNRYIKKAMEGVSNTELRLTVELKALSGTVVLNIPPPPNDRIWVGFRPVPELVLTACPIVGERNVNYTMVTKWIEKKMLQEFEKVMVIPNMEDFLVPVMNSNLPE; from the exons ATGAGCTTAAGAAAAGACAGTAAAATAACTTTGGGGATGCTAAAAG GCAAACCTGTTACCACTTCAGTTCCCtcaatatcaataaaatttcatgcAAATGTCGAAGAAATTGAGGAAGTTCGTTTCAGCGACGAGGAAACTCCAATctctgaagaaaaaaatcagtttggAGTTTTGCAGTCTGTAAGCAGTTCCA GTGATCAAGACTCAAGAGCTTTAAAACTATTTCCAAAACTAGTCAAGAGGTCTACTAGTGTAGATGTGTCCACTAATCAAAGCCTAAGCTCGTCGCCTCCTAATGACCCTTggcgatttttttctgatataAAG ggtaAAATAACCAAAAGTGTGGAGGAAAAAATAACGGAAATTAAAGCAAGGCACGAAGAAGGTTCGCCTTTACACAAAGCCAAAACTGACTCCAAACAAATCAAAGAGGGTAACAAAGACAGTTCAAGCTTCTCAGATTCTGAAGACCAGTCTGAGAGcagtatttcaaaaacttgcGGTTTCGCGTCGACCACTGAAG GTGTTGAAATGTCGTCCGATGACGAAACTTCCTCTATAGATAAAGACAAAAAGATGCATTCGCCCAGTATCAGACAgaaatttcggtttttaaaaCACCACAG CCACAAAACGTCTTCTAAAGAAGGCACTATAAACGTTAGTCATCTTTCGAAGttgtataatattaatacCGAAAAAGTGGAACAAGCCTTGCCTGAGCATACTGAGGATATTGAAAGTGCAGTCGATGCATTGGAAGAGACTGATTTCCGGAAAGATTCTTCTGACAAGACTGAAAATAGGGAAATGATGAAGGAGGAGATTGTAAAGAAAGTGGTCCAGAAAATTGACAATATAAATCTGGATAGTGAGAAGATTGTGAATGTGGAACAGGTCTCAGGGGAGGAAATTCGAAAGAGCTTTTTAAAGGGAGATTCTAAAATGTTTACAGTATTTGCACCGACAGGCTTTGTGGACTTGAGATTTGCACCTAGAACGTCTCCGAATGACACAAACGTTCT tccATACATTCTGCTGTCCATTTACATTGTAGTGTACGCAATCTTCCACAGCTATCTTCCGTACTTGGCAGGAGCGCTCTTAGGCGCTTCTTTAGTACTAATTTTAGGATTTATCTATGTAAAACTTTACACTATCCCTGTGAGTGTACCCGATAACATCGCAGGAATTACTAgtaaaattatggaaattcCTGCTGTTAAAGAGTATCAACCTGTGACAAAATTTGAG ggtTGGGTGAACGAGTTCCCAGAAGCCTACGATCCGGTAGTTTATCACATATCGAGGACTCAGTCGGTATTTTTAAGGCTGCAAGGAAATCTGCTGAGAATCAGCCACTCGAAGGGCAAAGTGCCTAAACGAGCAATGTGGAACGAGCACGATATTAGGGCCACTTTTAGTCACCATCGAATTTACAATTTGTTAGGCGCGAAGATTGGTTTGTTGCCTGAGGGATTAGCTAAGATTCG ACTCTGGAGCAAGAAATACCCAATATGCATCACTCTAAATAAAGATCAATTGAATTTTGATCCTACCAATATTAAAATGGAAGGTTTAGAGGAGGAAGTTCTTGAGGAGAAACCCAACGAAAAATCCAAATCTCCGAAAgccaaaaagaaatttacgTTTAGGAAAAAGGATTATTCTTATATG GCCCAAAGGTTTAGCAAACTGGCTGAAGACCAGGACATTGATTTGGACTCTGATTCCAGAGCTAGTACACCTTCCCCTGAAGGACCTGAAGTCACC GCCCTAAATAAAGAAAACCTACCATCAGCAGATTCAGGAATGGTCAAGGATCAAGAGGAAGAAGACGAGATGCATTCTTTACCAGATGACTCATCAGAGGGTTCTCAAAAT GAAGGTTCTACTGAAGTTAAGATTTATATTTTCGGACGTACTGATCGTGAGAAAGAAGACTGGTTTCGAAGGCTAGCGGCGGCCACCCATCATGCTGGAGACCCTGCTTCTGATGAAGAAAAGGATGTAGATAGAGTAAAACTACAGTTGGAATATACGAAATATATGATGTTGTTTAATAAA CAGGTTTTAAAGGCGGAGAAGACTGAAAAAGACACAGACACTCGTGAGAAATTTGAAGACCAGGAAATGTGTCCTAAACCAGAATTACAACTGTGGTTCAACTCCCTCATAG GGAGGGTTCTTTTTGATTGTATTGGAGACCCTGGTTTCATGAAAAAAGTCCAAAACCGCATACAGAAGAAATTGCAGACAATCAAACTGCCTTATTTCATCGAGGAAATTCTGATTACGGAACTGAGTTTGGGCAAGACGCCACCTTTCCTTTTGAACTCTAATAAGCCCCAGATGGACGACAGAGGTTTGTGGGTTGATTTAGACGTATCATATGAGGGATCCGTGGTTCTGACTCTCCAGACCAAATTGAACTTGATGAGATTAAAAAATCCACAGTCAAATAGCG CCAATTCAACAACCGAAGTTAAATCCGCAATTTACCACTCTGACGTTGACGATACAGCTGAAAGTAGTTCGGATGAAGACGGTCCTCAGGAAATAACACCGATAAAAGATGGAACCTCCCCAGCAGATCGCCTTTCTGCCCATGGAAGcaagaaatttatcaaaatggtGGATAGATTGACAGAATCGAAGCTCTTTCAAGCGGCCACCGACAACCGGTATATTAAAAAGGCAATGGAAG GGGTTTCAAATACTGAGTTAAGGTTAACGGTGGAACTTAAAGCTCTCTCGGGTACTGTTGTACTTAATATTCCGCCCCCGCCCAACGATAGGATATGGGTGGGTTTCCGGCCTGTGCCGGAATTAGTCTTAACAGCCTGCCCCATTGTGGGTGAACGCAATGTTAATTACACGATGGTTACCAAATGGATTGAGAAGAAAATGCTCCAGGAATTTGAG AAAGTAATGGTGATACCAAACATGGAAGATTTCCTTGTGCCTGTGATGAATTCTAATTTGCCAGAGTAG